In Flavobacterium sp. N3904, one DNA window encodes the following:
- a CDS encoding M48 family metalloprotease, whose amino-acid sequence MKTKSLLLGVFIVAFGISTAHAQINFGEKALGAVQKGIAGFTFTDADAAALSKAAVEKLDAENKVAGPTDPYSVRLDKVFGKYTKGEHYTLNYKVYLTKDVNAFATADGSVRVFSGLMDIMDDNELIAVIGHEIGHVNNHDSRDAMKALYQKEALIEAAASQSDKIAAVTDSQLAKIGSAMIDSKHSRTQEAEADLFAYDFMKKNGYNVNAEESAFRILAKMSEGTQSSFIDQMMSSHPDSKQRADDAKARAEKDGLYKPYIQKMPSTTTITKKKTTTTKKTTTKKKK is encoded by the coding sequence ATGAAAACAAAATCATTATTATTGGGAGTATTCATTGTCGCGTTTGGTATTTCAACTGCTCATGCACAAATTAATTTTGGCGAAAAAGCATTAGGAGCAGTTCAAAAAGGCATTGCCGGTTTTACTTTTACAGATGCAGATGCAGCAGCATTGTCTAAAGCTGCAGTTGAGAAATTAGATGCTGAGAATAAAGTAGCAGGACCAACAGATCCTTATTCAGTTCGTTTGGATAAAGTGTTCGGAAAATACACAAAAGGGGAGCATTATACCTTGAATTACAAAGTGTATCTGACCAAAGATGTCAATGCTTTTGCAACTGCCGATGGTAGTGTTCGAGTTTTTTCGGGTTTAATGGATATAATGGATGATAATGAATTAATTGCTGTAATTGGCCATGAAATAGGTCATGTCAATAATCATGATTCAAGAGATGCTATGAAGGCCTTGTATCAAAAAGAAGCTTTAATTGAAGCAGCTGCTTCACAATCGGATAAAATTGCAGCGGTTACAGATAGTCAATTGGCTAAGATTGGAAGTGCTATGATCGATAGTAAACACAGTCGTACGCAAGAAGCCGAAGCCGATTTGTTTGCTTACGATTTTATGAAAAAGAATGGTTATAATGTAAATGCCGAAGAATCAGCTTTTAGAATATTGGCAAAAATGAGTGAGGGTACCCAGAGTTCTTTTATAGATCAAATGATGAGTTCTCATCCAGATTCAAAACAAAGAGCAGACGATGCGAAAGCAAGAGCCGAAAAAGATGGTTTGTATAAGCCATATATTCAAAAAATGCCTAGTACTACCACCATTACTAAAAAGAAGACTACAACAACCAAAAAGACCACCACTAAAAAGAAAAAATAA